Below is a genomic region from Pectobacterium polaris.
CATCATCAGACATGCTCCCTCCTGTTCATACCAGATCGGGGCGAGTGGCGCGCAAACTGATCGGAAAAGTGGGCTTCTCCGCTTGCGGGTTAACGTAGTAGCGTTTCCCTCCTTCCAGTTCAACCTCACCGCCCCAGCGTTCGTGGCTATCAAATTCAATTCCGGTCACTTTCGCTTCCAGATCCTGCTTGGCGATATAGCAATACAGCTGTGCATTACGTTCACGAAAAATCACCATCGGCATCGCGTCCTCCTGTGCTACACGTGACGGCCCGGACAAAGCCGGGCCGATATGACGGTCAACATAACCACGCCATTAACGGATGAGATCAAAGCCGTAGTCGGTTTTGCCCAACTTCATGGTGTCGCGATCCAATTTCTCCAATACCGCATTCACCAGCGAGGTGAGGATCGACATAGCTCCTTCGTACCCCCAGGTGGTTTGACGGTGCAAATGGTGACGATCAAACAGCGGGAAACCGAGGCGAATCAGCGGTACTTCAAACTGCTCGCCCTTCGCCAGCGTGTCACGCTGGATGAATTTGCCGTAAGAGTTACCAATCATGAAATCGGGCTGTTTGGTGAACATCAGCGAGCGGAAATGCCACAGATCGCAGTTGATATACACCTCACTGTCCTGCCCGTAAGGCGATGCTTCCAGCATTTTCTTCATCGCTTTCTGCCAGCGTTTGTTACCGTTATGGCAGAGGATCACCGTTGGCTCGCATCCCAACTCCAGCAGGAACTGGGTCAGCCCCATGACAAAGTCTGGGTCGCCATACAAACCGAAACGCTTACCGTGCAGCCAGGTATGCGAATCGAGCATCATGTCCACCAGACGCCCACGTTCCAGCGTCAACGACTCACTAATCGGCACGTCGGTCAGCGCACTGATGGTCATCAGCAGTTTGTCCGTTGCGCCTAATCCGATAGGGACTGACACCTCGGTCGCAGGCTGATTCCATGTGTCCTGAACCATTTTCTTGGTTTTGGTCAGGTGCCACGGCTGCAATAACAGCGTATCGATGGCGTTCGGGGCATCACGCATCTCTTGCTGCGTGGTTCCCCCGGCATACATGCGGTAGTGACCGTCGGCAGGCGTATCCAGCACCTCGGAAGGATCGGACAGAATGGCACAGGGCACGCCCATGTCAGCCATCATGCGTTTCAATACGCGATAGTTACCCAGATAGGTTTCGAATCCGGTCACCAGATTCAGGCGCGGCAGGCTGCCCGGCTGATAATGTTTATCTTCCCCCACGGTAAAGGTACGCGCGAAACCCTCAAACATGTTGTCCCAGCCGGTGATGTGGCTACCGATAAAGCTGGGCGTATGGGCGTAAGGGATCGGCATGTTGGCATCCACAAAGCCATCTTTCTTGGCGTTGGCAATAAACGCCTGAAGGTCGTCACCGATCACTTCTGCCATGCAGGTAGTCGACACCGCAATCATCTCCGGTTTGTAGAGCGCACTGGCGTTCTCCAGACCGGCATTTAAATTGTTATTCCCCCCGAACACGGCGGCATCTTCCGTCATTGAGTCGGAAACGCAGGCGATTGGCTCTTTAAAGTGACGGTTAAAATAGGTACGAAAATAGGCCACGCACCCCTGTGAACCATGCACATAGGGCAAGGTGTTGGCGAACCCGAGTGAGCACAGCACAGACCCTAGAGGCTGGCAGGCTTTTGCCGGATCGATGGTTAGCGCTTCGCGCTTAAAATTCAGTTCCTGATACGCTTCCGTGGTGGTCCACTCGAAGACCTCACGTACCCGCTGTTCATCATGCGCCTCTTCTAGTGGGCGTTTATTGCGAAACAGCGTTTGGTATTCTTCCTGCTCGAACAAGGGATAGCAGGATTGGGTTTTCTCTGCAGTTTGGCTCATGGTGTTCTCCTCCCGCGCCACTCATCTGTGAACTAACGGGCTGTCAGGATAATAAGTATCAGGCTGATTTCAGCCACGGGGCCGTCAACGCTTGCCAGCTCGGATTATTGAGCGTCATATCCATATCGCGGGCAAAAATGGCGAAACCGTCATAGCCGTGATAAGGGCCCGAATAGTCCCAGGAATGCATCTGGCGGAACGGCACCCCCATCTTTTGGAAGATGTACTTTTCTTTGATCCCTGACCCGACCAGATCCGGCTTCAATGCCTTGACGAACGCTTCCAGCTCATAGCTGCTGGCGTCATCAAACAACAGCGTTCCCTCTTTCAAATCCGGCAGGGTACGGTCGTAATCATCGTTATGACCGAACTCATAACCGGTGCCGATAATCTCCATGCCGAGATCTTCGTACGCCCCGATAATGTGGCGTGGACGCAAGCCACCGAGGTACAGCAGCACTTTGCGCCCCGCCAGTCGCGGACGATATTTCGCAATCACCGCATCCGTTTGCGCCTGATAGCGCGCAATCACCGCTTCGGCATTGTTCTGAATCGTCTCGTCAAATTGCAGCGCAATCTTGCGCAGCGATTCAGCGATCTTGGTCGGCCCGAAGAAGTTGTATTCCATCCAGGGAATGCCGTGCTTTTCTTCCATATGGCGTGAGATGTAGTTCATGGAGCGATAGCAGTGCACCAGATTCAGCTTCACGTAGGGGGTGTTTTCCATCTCGACCAGCGTGCCGTCGCCGGACCACTGCGCCACAACTCTCAACCCCATTTCTTCCAGCAGAATACGTGAGGCCCAGGCATCACCGCCGATGTTGTAGTCACCGATAATCGCGACGTCGTAGGCCGTTGACTCAAAGGGTTGGCCCTCGCGGTTATCCAGCACCCAGTCACGGATCACATCATTGGCAATATGGTGCCCCAGCGACTGCGACACGCCGCGAAAGCCTTCACAACGCACGGGTACCACCGGTTTGCCAATCGCCTCACGGCTCACATTCGCGACCGCTTCGATATCATCCCCAATCAACCCCACCGGACATTCCGATTGCACCGAAATACCTTTGGTTAAGGGAAACAGGAGTTCCAGCTCCTCGATCAGCTTGGTGAGTTTTTTATCACCGCCAAACACAATGTCTTTCTCCTGAAAATCGGAGGAGAAATTGATCGTACCGAAGCTGTCAACGCCGCTAACGCCGGTGTAGTAGTTACGACGCCCGGCACGGGAATATTGACCGCAGCCAATCGGCCCGTGGGAAACGTGGGCCATGTCCTTGATTGGCCCAAATACCACGCCTTTGGAACCGGCATAAGCACAGCCGCGAACCGTCATCACCCCCGGTTGGGATTTACGGTTAGAAACCATACACTTTCCGACGCTCTCCTGCGTCGGATCGGTCACCATCATGTGTTTCTTACGTTCTTTACGCGTTTTATCAGGGAAAACTTCCAACACTTCCTGGATGATCGCCTGATTGCGTTCACTCGTTGCATTTGTCATTCCAGTGTTCCTTCTGCGTCAGGCGACTTTCTCTTCAGCGGCCGTTTTACCGATGATGCTGGTGTCTTCTTCTTCCATGATGCCGAACTCCATCAGCAACTCTTCCAGCTCATCCATGGTGCAGGGCACCGGTACAACCTTCATGGTATTAGCGACAATTTTCTGCGCCAGCTCGCGATACTCGTTGGCCTGGCTACAGTTCGGGTCATACTCGATCACGGTCATACGGCGAATTTCGGCACGCTGTACAATGTTGTCGCGCGGGACAAAATGGATCATCTGGGTGCCGATTTTTTCGGCCAGTGCGATGATCAATTCATCTTCACGGTCGGTGTTACGTGAGTTACAGATCAGGCCCCCCAAACGCACCTTGCCGGTTTTGGCGTATTTCACGATGCCTTTGCAGATATTGTTGGCGGCGTACATCGCCATCATTTCCCCAGAGCACACGATGTAGATTTCCTGCGCTTTGTTTTCGCGGATCGGCATAGCGAAGCCGCCGCACACGACGTCACCCAGCACGTCATAGAACACGAAGTCGAGGTCTTCCACATAGGCGCCCTCTTCTTCCAGAAAGTTGATGGCAGTGATAACGCCACGACCGGCACAGCCGACACCTGGCTCTGGGCCACCAGACTCGGCACAACGTACGTTGCCATAACCAATTTGCAGCACATCTTCCAGTTCAAGGTCTTCTACTGAACCGACCTCTGCGGCCATCTCCATAATGGTGTTCTGCGCTTTAGCGTGCAGAATCAAACGGGTTGAATCCGCCTTCGGGTCACAGCCAACGATCATGACCTTCTTGCCCATTTCCGCTAATGCGGCGACCAAGTTCTGAGTGGTGGTGGATTTGCCAATCCCCCCTTTGCCATAAATGGCACATTGACGCATAGCCATGGTGTCTTCTCCTGTTTCGGGTTGAATGCGTGATGCACCCCCTAACCGTTGCAGGGAACATACCAGCCGGGCCAACATCATTAATTCATTGAATTTAATCACGTTAATAAAAAAACGGGCACCGAGGGCGAGACAAACACAAGACAATCGGCGAACCAATTGTTGTAAAGAGAACAATTGTGGCTGGTGAAGCGACAGACTGTGCCGCCGCGCTTGCTCAGCCCGCATCACCACGACAGTTTGTTGGCAGCCCGACAGGATGTGGCCGTTTCTGTCTTATTCCGCGCAATTCTCCGACCGCCTCCAGCGAGGCACACAACGACACATGAAGATAACTCGTTAAAAATTAATATCATTTTCTCAGTGCCGTGAAATGGCACAGGCTGTGCTACTGACTCGCTGAGACGGTGAAGAAGCGGTACAGGCCGTCGTTGCTCCGTTATCGCCTGTGCCCGACTTTTCATCCACGCCAAATAAAGAGGAATCCCGCATGACCCGTAAAATGAAAACGATGGATGGGAATGCCGCTGCGGCGTATATCTCTTACGCCTTCACCGATGTGGCAGCCATCTATCCCATCACCCCCTCCACGCCAATGGCGGAAAACGTAGACGAATGGAGCGCTCAGGGGAAAAAGAACCTGTTCGGTCAACCGGTTCGTCTGATAGAAATGCAGTCCGAAGCCGGTGCGGCTGGCGCGGTGCACGGTGCCCTGCAAGTCGGAGCCTTGACCACTACCTACACCGCCTCGCAGGGATTGCTGTTGATGATCCCCAATTTGTACAAAATTGCCGGCGAACTGCTGCCGGGCGTGTTTCACGTCAGCGCCCGCGCGCTGGCGGCCAACTCGCTGAACATTTTTGGCGACCATCAGGATGTCATGGCAGTACGGCAAACGGGCTGCGCCATGCTGGCGGAGAGCAGCGTGCAACAGGTGATGGACCTGTCCGCCGTGGCACACCTGACCGCCATCAAAGGCCGCGTCCCCTTCATCAACTTCTTCGATGGCTTTCGCACCTCACACGAGATCCAAAAGATCGAACTGTTGGAGTATGAAGAGTTGGCACCGCTGCTGGATCGCGATGCGCTGGATGCCTTTCGCCGTCGCGCCCTGAATCCCGATCATCCAGTCATTCGGGGAACCGCCCAAAACCCGGATATTTACTTTCAAGAACGCGAAGCCGTGAACCGCTTCTATGATGCGCTGCCGGAGATGGTCGAAGGCTATATGGCGCAAATCACCCAGCTCACCGGACGTGAATATCATCTGTTTAATTATCATGGCGCACCGGATGCGGAACGGCTGATTATCGCAATGGGGTCGGTATGCGAGACCATTCAGGAAACGGTCGACTATCTGAATCAACAAGGCGAGAAAGTGGGGCTGCTGACGGTACATCTCTATCGTCCCTTTTCACTGTCACATTTCTTTGCCCACATCCCGAAAACCGTGCAACGCATCGCGGTACTCGACCGCACCAAAGAGCCGGGGGCTCAGGCGGAGCCCTTATGCCTCGATGTAAGAAACGCCTATTATCGCCACGAGCAACCGCCGCTGATTGTCGGGGGGCGCTACGCGTTGGGGGAAAGGATATGCTGCCAGCTCACGTGGTTGCCGTATTCGATAACCTCAAGCGCCCGTTACCGCAGGATGGCTTTACCGTGGGGATTATCGACGACGTGACCCACACCTCACTGCCAGTTTCAACGGCGTCGATCAACACCTCGAAGGCGGGAACGACCGCATGTAAATTTTGGGGGCTGGGTTCCGATGGCACCGTCGGCGCCAACAAAAGCGCCATCAAGATTATTGGCGATCACACCTCGCTCTATGCTCAAGCCTATTTTTCCTATGATTCGAAGAAATCGGGCGGGATTACCGTCT
It encodes:
- the nifH gene encoding nitrogenase iron protein, which encodes MAMRQCAIYGKGGIGKSTTTQNLVAALAEMGKKVMIVGCDPKADSTRLILHAKAQNTIMEMAAEVGSVEDLELEDVLQIGYGNVRCAESGGPEPGVGCAGRGVITAINFLEEEGAYVEDLDFVFYDVLGDVVCGGFAMPIRENKAQEIYIVCSGEMMAMYAANNICKGIVKYAKTGKVRLGGLICNSRNTDREDELIIALAEKIGTQMIHFVPRDNIVQRAEIRRMTVIEYDPNCSQANEYRELAQKIVANTMKVVPVPCTMDELEELLMEFGIMEEEDTSIIGKTAAEEKVA
- the nifT gene encoding putative nitrogen fixation protein NifT, encoding MPMVIFRERNAQLYCYIAKQDLEAKVTGIEFDSHERWGGEVELEGGKRYYVNPQAEKPTFPISLRATRPDLV
- the nifD gene encoding nitrogenase molybdenum-iron protein alpha chain → MTNATSERNQAIIQEVLEVFPDKTRKERKKHMMVTDPTQESVGKCMVSNRKSQPGVMTVRGCAYAGSKGVVFGPIKDMAHVSHGPIGCGQYSRAGRRNYYTGVSGVDSFGTINFSSDFQEKDIVFGGDKKLTKLIEELELLFPLTKGISVQSECPVGLIGDDIEAVANVSREAIGKPVVPVRCEGFRGVSQSLGHHIANDVIRDWVLDNREGQPFESTAYDVAIIGDYNIGGDAWASRILLEEMGLRVVAQWSGDGTLVEMENTPYVKLNLVHCYRSMNYISRHMEEKHGIPWMEYNFFGPTKIAESLRKIALQFDETIQNNAEAVIARYQAQTDAVIAKYRPRLAGRKVLLYLGGLRPRHIIGAYEDLGMEIIGTGYEFGHNDDYDRTLPDLKEGTLLFDDASSYELEAFVKALKPDLVGSGIKEKYIFQKMGVPFRQMHSWDYSGPYHGYDGFAIFARDMDMTLNNPSWQALTAPWLKSA
- the nifK gene encoding nitrogenase molybdenum-iron protein subunit beta, which encodes MSQTAEKTQSCYPLFEQEEYQTLFRNKRPLEEAHDEQRVREVFEWTTTEAYQELNFKREALTIDPAKACQPLGSVLCSLGFANTLPYVHGSQGCVAYFRTYFNRHFKEPIACVSDSMTEDAAVFGGNNNLNAGLENASALYKPEMIAVSTTCMAEVIGDDLQAFIANAKKDGFVDANMPIPYAHTPSFIGSHITGWDNMFEGFARTFTVGEDKHYQPGSLPRLNLVTGFETYLGNYRVLKRMMADMGVPCAILSDPSEVLDTPADGHYRMYAGGTTQQEMRDAPNAIDTLLLQPWHLTKTKKMVQDTWNQPATEVSVPIGLGATDKLLMTISALTDVPISESLTLERGRLVDMMLDSHTWLHGKRFGLYGDPDFVMGLTQFLLELGCEPTVILCHNGNKRWQKAMKKMLEASPYGQDSEVYINCDLWHFRSLMFTKQPDFMIGNSYGKFIQRDTLAKGEQFEVPLIRLGFPLFDRHHLHRQTTWGYEGAMSILTSLVNAVLEKLDRDTMKLGKTDYGFDLIR